The Synchiropus splendidus isolate RoL2022-P1 chromosome 1, RoL_Sspl_1.0, whole genome shotgun sequence genome includes a window with the following:
- the LOC128746481 gene encoding uncharacterized protein LOC128746481: MLSLSDTTKTSNVTETAKSITVTDEAAGPDRVSPAILKHCAAELAPVFTDIFNASLVSCHVPACFKSSTIIPVPKKTRITGLNDYRPVALTSVLMKSFERLVLSHLKSITASHLDSLQFAYRANRSVDHAVNQALHFVLEHLDSPGTYARILFVDFSSAIIQSILTSSITVWCNSATSRDKSRLQRIVRSAEKVMGCSLPPLQDLCVSRTQIIAFDPSRPGHGLFVPLPSGRRLRSIQTRTSRHRNSFFLLTSRHTVEFLNSLCLWVILFYFLTALYPKALS, from the coding sequence atgctgtctcttagtgacacaactaagacgagcaatgtcactgagacagcaaagtcgatcactgTCACTGATGAggctgcgggtccggacagagtttcccctgccatcctgaagcattgtgctgctgagctggctccagtgttcactgacatcttcaatgcttccttggtgtcctgtcatgttcctgcctgctttaagtcctccactatcattcctgttcccaagaagaccaggatcacaggactgaatgactacagaccggtggcactgacgtctgtgctcatgaagtcctttgagcgcctggttctctctcacctgaaatctatcactgcttctcacctggactcattgcagtttgcctacagagccaacagatctgtggaccatgcagtgaaccaggcccttcatttcgttctggagcatctggactccccaggaacctatgccaggatcctgtttgtggacttcagctctgccatcatccagtccatcctcacctcctccatcaccgtctggtgcaacagcgccacctccagggacaagagcagactgcagcgcatcgtacgttctgctgagaaggtgatgggttgcagcctgccacctcttcaggacctgtgtgtctccaggacccagatcatagccttcgacccttctcgccctggacatggactgtttgttcctcttccctctggcaggaggctgcggtccatccagaccagaacctcccgtcacaggaataGCTTCTTCCTCTTGACCAGCCGTCACACTGTTGAGTtcctgaacagcctttgtttgtgggttattttattttattttttgacagcactttatcccaaagcactttcctag